The Epinephelus lanceolatus isolate andai-2023 chromosome 16, ASM4190304v1, whole genome shotgun sequence nucleotide sequence GGACCTGCGTGCGCTGTATATACATTTACTGGTGCATCAAGTAATATACTCATGAATTTattcataaaaaatatgtatttttgtatttattaaagCTCTCCTAACTTCCTGTAATTCTTTTGTATTTCTGCTTTTACTTAATGAACGGATCTGAGTGCTTCTCTCACCACTGAAAACACATGTATCTCCAGATAAGATACTGCTTGGCTACCTTTTTCACTTTATAGCAAGGGCATagattttgtttcaacattggaggacacacatatgaaacagggggTTTGGGGGCCCTttagaaaattttgagcatcaaacacttcatttcctacCTCCTGATGAATTCTTCTGTGTCAGTTTATGGTGTaattgtctttaattttgtcagagtaaaagtcctctgctactttctaCGCTTGTGCATAATACAGTGctgtgcacagacattttggAGGGCAGGTGCTCAAGTGGAAAATAAGGGCATTCCTTCCACAAAATTGCCCGGACGAAAAAATGTGTACACGCAAAGTGCACCCTGCCAGGTGGTTTCACCAACACCATAAGGTTTCTTGAGCTTGAGGcctacagtacatttgtgcacagtcaTGAGCAggggaaatgtctgtctagcttattTATGAAGTGTCTAAATATCTACACTATATACACCTAGcagctgctacacacacacttgcacttttattatttatttataacaggcaacaacaaagaaaacaatgccaCACTGTGCACACTTTAGTGCTCTAAAATAAATAACCATTACAATCAACAAGTCTTTACACAGAATTAAAAAGCTGTTCTCTGAATTTACAAAGTAATAAACCAACCAGTCTACCCTCCAAACTGCAAAGGAGGCCTGTGTTCAGTGGCAACAATCAGACTAAGTGcgctctcctctcctgtcctctcctctcctcattcgcttctcctcctttcttttaGAAATAGTCATATGCTAATTCTTATAACTATCTTCTGCATAGCTCTAAATATTGTTTAAGAAACTCAGAGAACAGAAACATGCAGCCCCgcactcctcctcttctcctctacGCTCTTTACATTGCGCagctcatttttatttaaattaattatcaCAGACTCTGGAGACATAAACTTTTCAGGGTGAGTTTTGGTTAAAAAAGACGCATGGAAGTGGGAAAGCAATCcgttgtctgtctctgctcacaCCGAGCAGTTGGTGAACCCGATTCTGTCAGATAGTTGGAGGTAGACGCCGGGATTTTATGCCAGAGTAGCTTACTTGCTGTTAATGGTGGGTTATTGGCTGAATTAGACTGGCTGTATTTAGATGTTTTAACAGTGGTTTAATTTCATAATAGTGACAAACAATGCTGGGGCTTGAGGCAAACACACTCGATTTGCATGCGGCTAGCACAAGAGAAGCTGAGGAAGGAGGAGCAGGGGCTCAAATGCAGTTGTCGGGCATACAACACAGTTTTAACAAAGAATTGATGCAATGGgcaaaattgaaaaaataaaatattaaattattaaaagaaataGAGGGCACTTACTTAGACAGAGGGAAAAGGGCAGGTGCTTGAGCACCACCTTGGGTCTATCTGTGCACATACCTGACATCATAGCCTCCTTTAAatactgtttaaatgttttaaatgcagCGCGTGTAACAAACTAAAGGTGGGAGCTTCCTGTTGAAAAGGACCTGAGCTGATAATGAGAATGTTTGTGGAAAAATTGTAGTTGCTCCTGTGCTGTGAAGTATCAGAATACAAGAAAACATCATCTGCACTTACTGAACAGTTGTCAGATAAGTGACTTGAAAACAATTCAACAGGTTACAGGCATGTAATAATGACTCCTCCTGCTGGATTTACTCAGAAATGCATTAGTGCTTTCATGCATTGTAGATTAAGTTACAGTAAATATGTTAACTGTGGAAATTTTACCGTGAAACAAAgttgaaaacaaattaaatatcaAGATATTTTTACCTTTATGCACATTTGTAAATCTGAGATAGAATCATTAATACTTATTTATAACTGCTGTTAATTAAACACTGCTTTGTTAGTTATTGGTTGTgtgaaataatttatttataacaCTATATAACACTTTTAAAAGGTGTcaaacaaataaacttgcctaaaatgttatttgtttttattattcttttttcatATCTACCCCTTTCAGTGTCTTTATGTTGTATGCATGACTTGGTTGTTGTGATGCTGCAAACACTATTTATCAAAAAGCGGAGGTGATATAAGTCAAGTCAGTTGTCAGATTGTTTCATTTGATAAAAAAGGAcacttttcaaaataatatgAAAAAGCTTGGCTCAGTTACTTAAAACTGGCTATAGTTAATAATGCAGTGGTGTCAAGCCTATGGAAATTGTCCTTTGTGGGataataatgtgatttaaacCATGTAACAGCACAGTTCAGTGCTCTAAACGTACagtactgaagtaaaagtgaaCCTCAGCCTGCTTTAAAGGGTACAAATAATGAATTAACAATATTAATTTCCGCTGTAGTTAGTTATTTCTATCATAGATTACTAGGATTGTTGCATCATTATCAATATTACATCAAAAACTCTGTCTTTACACTTTGTTAAAAAGTGCAGAACTTGGGTAAAATTAGTAATATTAGTACACCTgcactatttatttttacacatatCTGCACTGCCTGTGAACTGCTGCACATATTCACACTATTCATACTGTATTTTCATAATATTGTTAATACTGTTCATAGCACACAGTgtagtgatactcaacttacagCTTGGGGGCCAAATCTGACCCTCAATAGGGTGCCAGGTGGCCCGCCAACTATTTTCTTATTGACTGTGAAAataaatctgatctgatctgatctgattttttttttgtactctgaatgtaaataaggtcAAAATACAGCTTGCTTATTAGAGAAAAAGGGGAGGGTCCTCTGGCCCCATGGGCAGAGGTATGGGGTAATTACTTAtacattaatttattaaattacTGTTTGCTGATTAACTTGCCCCTGATCTCctgtagggatgcacaataatggATTATCTgccgatatccaatatgccgatatataacaactaATTTGGCCGATAACCTATAccgatattgatatatccacttttttccccccatctaATTTTAGAGATCAtcaattaacatcatattatgtatGCATACTCTTactgtgatggcccaccagcagatggagacttgaaatacaatgcttttcaatgtatgtaatatttatttattgtgcaaaataagaaaatcatGTTGTACCGAtaatatcagcatgttggccaattccaATAATTAATTTTGAAGCCAATATCGGCTGATACCAATGTTGTGCAGACATGATCATGCATCCCTATATACAGACCCTTTCCAAAAAATTAGAATATCATGGAAAAGTTGTTTCATTTCCATAATTCCATTCAAAAAGTTAAACTTTCATAGATTATAGATTCAGGGCCCACAATTTAAATGATTTcaagtatttatttgtttatttttacataatttggGCTTCCAGCTCATAAAACCCACGAAAACAGGAATTCAAAAAATTAGAATACTGTGAAGAAATCACCATTTACTTCTCagtttttgcagaaaaaaagaaagaaattaggatcacatcaaatcaatcaaaataTGGTACTTTCGAAACGATATGTCAATCTTCAATACTTGGTTGGGAATCCCTTTGCCTTAATCACTGCCTCGATGCGCCGTGGCATTGAGGCAATCAGCCTGTGGCATTGCCTGTGGCATTGCCTGGGAGTTATGGAAGCCCAGATTTCCTTGATGCTTGCTGTCAGCCCTTCTTTGTTTTTGGGTCTGGTGTCCCTCATTTTCCTCTTGATAATACCCCatagattctcaatggggtttaGGTCCGGTGAGTTGGCTGGCCAGTTAAGCACTGTGATGGCATGGGCATCAAACTAGGTTTTGGTGCTTCTGGCGATATGGGCAGGGGCCAGGTCCTGCTGGAAGATGAAATCTGCATCTCCATACAGATCCTCAGCAGAAGGAATCATGAAGTCCTCTAAAACATTCTGGTAGACTGTTGCGATGACCTTGGATTTAAGAAAGCAGAGTTTACCAACACCTGCACCGGACATTGCACCCCAAATCATGACTGACTGTGGGTATTTCACACTGGACCTCAAGCAGCTTGGGTTCTGTTCCTCACCCGTCTTCCTCCAAACCCTTGGACCTTGGACACTACTTTCATCAGAAAAGAGGACCTTGGACCACTGGCCAACAGTCCAGTCCTTCTTCTGTTTGGCCCAGTTGAGACGCTTCCTACGTTGGCTCAGGCCCAGAAGTGGCTTGACCTGAGGAACCCGACAGTTGTAGCCCATCTCCTGGATGCGTCTGAATGTGGTGGTTTTTGAAGCTCTGACTCCCGCCTCATTCCACTCTTTCTGGATCTCTGCCAGATTCTTGAATCTTCTCTGTTTGATAATCCGCTGAAGCCCACGGTCATCTCTTTGCTGGTGCATCTTCTCCTGCCACATTTTGCCCTTCCACTAGACTTTCCGTTGATATGCTTGGACACAGCACTCTGTGAACAGCCAGCCTCCTTAGCTATGAACTTTTGTGGCTTACCCATCCTATGGAGGGTATCAATGATGGTCTTCTGGCCAGTTGTCAAGTCTGCAGTCTTCCCCATATTGAACCGAACTGAGACAATTGAACCAAACTGAAGCAATTTAATGACACCTGGGGAAACCTGTGCAGGTGCTTTGAGTTTAGTAGATGATTAGTGTGTGACACTCAGTTTAAAACATTCATGCCCTGCAAAATTTGGGCTGATTTCTTCACAGTATTCTAATTTTTTGAATTCCTGTTTTCATGGGTTTTATGAGCTGGAAGCccaaattatgtaaaaataaacaaataaatacttgAAACCGTTTAAATTGTGGGCCCTGAATCTATAATCTATGAAAGTTTAACTTTTTGAATGGAATTATGGAAATGAAACAACTTTTCCATGATATTCTAATTTTTTGGAAAGGGTCTGTATattcttactatataatgacgaaaactctgtgtgtctgttccacgtttttctcctcactgacttggtcaatccatgtgaaatttggcacagtcgTAGAGGTTCtgaatgtgaatgaagcaatattacatcaattggccaaaggggggcgctatagcaaccgattgaaattgcaaactttgaatgggcatatctcatgccccgtatgtcgtagagacatgaaactttgcacagagatgcctctcctcatgaggaacaaatttgccccaagaacccataacttccgcttatatagattttaccattttgaattttttgaaaagcaCTTAAAATCGAtatcttcctaggaagtttgaccgatctgtatgaaactcagtgaacataatctagggaccaatatctaaagttccctcttagcaaaagttggaaaacttactaaaactgagcttctataaggcaatgaatattgcggaggatgtggctcatcacatgaaggtgtataacatctcaatggtttcactgatcaccacgcaacgttgtaggcatatgaccacacataatctgaggggacccctccattattgaccccatcaaacaaaatgggggcgcaagagagctaatttcttatctaggcctaaccaccatatcgatttttactaaacttagtggatatgtagaacaggacgcctcaaggtgactggagaaatttaactctaactggcaactgggtggcactataacaacagaaaaatgcttaaaaatggctaaaatgcgaccgatcgctgtggctccccctgtggcccaatgttgttgtttttttgtttttttttttactaatttttggtatgactaagtcatggtatggtatgctatactcaatgggtatggactagtatatacagtcaggtccataattatttggacaatgatacagttgtcatcattttggctctgtacaccaccacaatgggttttaaatgaaacaatgaatacctgcttaaagtgcagactctcagctttcatttaaggcttttttcaaaaatgtagtatgaaccgtgtaggaattacaaccatttcttcacacagtcccccaactttaagggctcataagtatttggacaaactaacataatcatcaattaaacagtcagttttaatacttggttgcaaatcctttacagtcaatgactgcctgaagtgttggacacatagacatcaccagatgctgggtttcttccctggtgatgctctgccagccctttactgcagccgtctgcacttcctgcttgtgttttgggtgttttgccctcagttttggcttcagcaagagaaacacatgctcagttggattcaggtcagatgatctgacttggccgttgcagaacattccacttctttgccttaaaaatgtctttggttgcttttgcaatatgcttcaggtcattgtccatctgcactgtgaagcatcatccaatgagttttgaagcatttaattgaatctgagcagataatgtagccccaaacacttcagctttcatcctgatgctcttgtaagcaagacaagacttcactagaataaatacagagggtttatcacaagatgcaaaccattggttagccttaaaaatggaaggccagattagagtttgtcagaaaccatctaaaaagcctgtgcagttgtggaacagcatactatggacagataaaacaaagatcagctaccagaatgatgggaagacaagagaaggaagaagggaaggaactgctcatgatccaaagcacaccacctcatcagtgaagcacggtggaggtactgttatgtcatggccatgtatggctgccagtggaactggttctcttgtatttattgatgatgtgactgctgacaagagcagcaggatgaaagctgaagtgtttggggcaccattatctgctcagattcaaccaaatgcttcaaaactcattggatgatgcttcacagtgcagttggacattgacctgaagcacactgcaaaagcaaccaaagacatttttaaggcaaagaagtggaatgttctgcaatggccaagtcatatcatctgacctgaatccaactgagcatgcgtttctcttgctgaagccaaaactgagggcaaaacacccaaaacacaagcaggaagtgcaaacggctacagtaaagggctggcagagcatcaccagggaaacacccagcatctgatgatgcctatgtgtccaacacttcagacagtcattgactgtaaaggatttgcaaccaagtattaaaactgactatTTAATTGATGAttgtgttagtttgtccaaatacttatgagcccttaaagtcgggggactgtgtgaagaaatggttgtaattcctacacggttcatactacatttttgaaaaaaagccttaaatgaaagctgagagtctgcactttaagcaggtattcattgtttcatttaaaacccattgtggtggtgtacagagccaaaatgatgacaactgtatcattgtccaaataattatggacctgactgtatatacacatatagGGTATTTATATATGCCTCATACCGTTTATTATACATTCTATATTAATGCTATATTACTGTTTATTCTGGACATTACTCTGCACATGACTTTGTGGTGGGATGCTTACCTGTCTTAGTACCTGTATACACAAAAATGAATTAGAACATTAACTAAATATCACAATTCCACTATTAATAGTGAAAATGTAGTATATAACTATAATCATAAAATAAGAATAGAAAATGAGAACACTGTGATAATAATGATGCAGAATGTCTCAGAGGATGTAAGTACAGAAAAGattaaatctaaattaaacTTCACTACCCAGAAGTCATATGGAAATATGCGCATGCGCAGTTTGAGTCGGTTTTCATGACGTTGATTTTGTTGTCTTAACCCAGTTACTGTAGCCTCAgccttgtctctgtctgtgagaaCTATCAAATACCTGTTGCAGTTATGTAGCACACAGAAGGAGGACTTTACCGTGCTGTGACCAGCGAACGTTAGCTCATGCTACAGCCTGTCTGTTAAACTACTGCGGCATTTGTCTaccagctagctaacgttagctagccagctagccaGAGACGCTAGCAAACAGCCTGGTGTGCGATGTGCTgctgtttgtctctctcttgTCTGAGGCTGGCTATCTAACTCAGCTGCCGGGCGGCAAACCGAGCTAGCTAGCTgcgttgtttttgtgtgtgtgcggtgtgaATCGGAAAACACACCGCAGTCACCTCCTTATGCTGTTGTCGCTATCAGGTGTCCGGTTAAGATGTGGCAAAGTGTCGGGCTCACACTGCTGGTCATTGTGGCCACACTTGTCTGTGCGCTGCTCTTCATGCTGTTTGGTGAGTTCATAATAACCTTCATAAGTTACTTACATAACAAGCTAACTGTCTAAGCCTGTCTGTGACTGCTTCAACTGCTTTGTCATCGCATTGGGGAACCATTTAGttagtgtgcacacacacactgatagcCAAAGAGAGGCTGCAGATAGCTGATAATTGGCTCAAGTTCATTATTTATCATTTGCACAACACAAAGTCTGACGCTCTCTTTAACAATGCAAATTAAATACTGTCTAAAAAGGATATCACGAAAGTAAAACTCAAATGGGAATCTAAACATAAAATAATGCAAGTTAAAATAAAGGGTACAATATAACATGAGTAAACTATAAAACTGAGTAATAAAAATTAGCCAGTAGCTGCAAATGAATGTCAACAGGAATGCAGTGAATTATAAGTATACATATAAACAGTTGTAAACCAGTAAGTTGTGTATATATAAAGGGTGAAATGACCATTTAAGTGTCATGTAGGAACAGAATAACAGTTTTTCTCCTAAATGTCCAACCATTCCTTCAAACTTGCATATCAGGTCAGAGTGTATTGAATGTCTTTGATGGCAAGCTTCAATTTCAGGAAGGAGTTTCTATTTTTAACATGTGTAGAGCAGTCTGAAGTCAGAACATAATCAtggctgctctgtttgttttccatctcctcctctgacTGCACCTGATGAGCTTTTTACTGGCAGGAAAGGCCTGAGCTTAATCAGGTGTAGGTGGAGCAGAGAAGGATGGAAAAGATCAATATGGCATGTTTGTGTCTCGCATGCATAATCATGCCTGGAACCAGTTACAGAAGTAATCAGCTGTTTCTGTAAGATGAATCCTCAGCCATCTTTTTAACAAAACAACTTTACTTTGAAAGTATTTCCAGAATCCTTAAGGTCTCTTCTGacgtggtggaagaagtattcaagtgagttacttaagtaaaaggaGCAGTTTGCACTATAAAGTTCTAAATTCAAAACGGTTTGTAGTAAAAGTACATAAGTgctatcagcaaaatgtactttgaacatcaaaagtaaaagtactcagcccctgtcagtgttatattaatatattattgcATCATTATTATTGATGTATTAGTTAAGTTTAGGACTAGATGTTACAGTTCCTTGGTGACTATGAATGGGAGTAGTAGTGCTGTCTGGGGTTTTCCGAGTGGGAGTCAAAGGGTTGAGGTTAGATGGACAGAAAAGTAAGAAGGAGCATAGGGAAGGCAGAGCCAAGGAGAGTCATCTATGCAGACTGAACTCTCCCCTGCCGGTCTGGGCCATGCACTTtacctccctccatccctcatgTTGATGAGGGAAGAGAgggaagaagagagaagaaactAACAGGAGAAGACCTTACCTAACTTGAATCGAGGCGGAGTTTAACTGGTCTATTGTTGTTGCACATACTTGCGATTGTGAGTGACAGTTAGAGCCATGCTGGGGGAGCGGGTGGGGGTTTAGGGAGGGCAGAGGTCATAAGGTGGGTACCCTCCTTCACTGGCGTTTTGATGATAGGCCCACAACAACTCCAGAGGGTTCATCAGCAGCACCTGGCTTCCTAGGTGCGTCCCCTCTGCTTTTACACCCTCGAACCCTGCTGTTGGTAGGGGTATTTCGGGACCCAAGTGGTGTCTCTGCTCTTAATCCATAGCTACTGGTTTGCCTGTTCGGCTGCGCTAGAGAGGGTtttggatttgcatttccattacaacagggctgcCTTCTTGAAGGTGTGTTTTaaactgatgatggcttgtcttgagtgatgacgtttaaaagcAGAGTGCTGACCCACGGCTAAAGTCCCCTGTTACATTTGccgcatgtgtttttccacagcagggcaggtgaaacaagtttaccttaccttaaaggcctttctctctggtctcctgcagacagaggggagGACGAGAGTCTCGCAACACACGGCTTGTTTGGAGGTGAGGAGGGAGGTCGTTGGGGGTTGGCCGCGGTTGGCACTTGAGCAACGGTACCTGCTTGAGGGTGGCCGGGCCTGGTATGTGGACATGCACCGGCGAAGGTCCATCTCCAGTGCGGCTTGGCGTGACATGGCGCGTCTAAACTGACCATGGAAACACCAATTGGCATTGCCAAGAGTGTCACTGGAAAAAGGCTAATATTCTATCAGCTGATGCTGGGTTTGTGTTTAAAATATGAATCTGAGTCGTTCAATAAATTAAGTGAAgtgaaaagtacaatatttgcctctgcatcagagcagaagttTGAAGTATGTTGTTCTTTGAATATTTGAACCacttggaaaaatattttttcatccaGTTGGTCAGAAGAGTGCTTTAGGATTCTTGAAATACTTTGAAAAAAGCACTAAGTATTGTTAAATGACCTTTTGGGGTTTTCAAAGATTGTTGGGCATTCATTTTGCAGGGAAACACACGTTTACTTTTGTGACTAAAATGTAGTGTTATTATATGAGGAGCTCCTGTGGTTGTTAGAGCTGCTTTATTTTGCCTTTAAAAAGCTGTTTTCCCTTCTTTGCCCCTCAGGTTGGTATGTAGTCTGGCAGCTCTTCCTGTCCAAGTTCAAGTTCCTGCGTGAACTTGTCGGGGACGCCAGCACCCCACAGGCCGAAACGCAGCCGTCCGAAACCAAGAGCGAACGTGCAGCGAATGCCCCGACTCGAAGTCGGCCCAGGACCGCACGCCAAAGAGTTGCCTCTCCAGAGAGCACGTCATAGATCCTCCAGACAGCCACTGTACATCCTTCATGACCCCTCTCTCACCATGATGACTCGACAGCCCTCTACAAACGCCGCGTGTGATAGTCTCCCACCGACCATGTGCTCTACACTACACCAGGACCGTGTGGACACTCAGTAgtcagccctcctcctcctcaccaagACACTTTAAACTGACCAGGCAGATCTCCTGGTTTCAAAGGGAAAAGCCATTACTGTCCATTTCTGTGTGTCACCTGTCCGTATGTTTAAAATGTACTGAGCAGTGAGTTTGGGGCTCTACTTACGGGCCTCCTGTCATCCTGCTATAGTGACGGCCAGCTTTATGAGTGGCCACGCTGCTTCCTGCCACCCACGAGGAGTACGAAGATGCTCCGTCACACAAAGAGATGCGTTAATTCTCTTAATGTACACGTTTTAatcttgtgtttttaaacagaAGTCCTACTGTGATCAGAGTAGGCagattaaaaagaaagagctcGTCTGTGTCATTTCAACAAGAACAACTGAAGATAAACTGAAACAGTGATTTGTACAACTgacaattttattttctttgacaaaGTGCAATGAAAGGAATGTTTGTGCTgtcattttgttgtttcttgCACAGTATACTCTGTGTATTATGGACGTAAGGTGGAAAGTGTCTCACGCAGTAGGTAATGCTCAAAACCTCCAAGATGAAGATGACAAATAACTTCATTCCActtgtgtttaaaaatgtgacttttttctTGCAACttctccttccttttttttttattaaatagatTTATACTTGAGTCAGGAGAAAGTTTCAAGGAACACATTACTAGCCTATCTTTAGGAGCAATGTAACAAGGCTTCCTGCTGCCCGAGTGGTGTCTGAACCCTCTCCCGTTCCCTGTGCCTCCGTCTGCACCAGTGCCTGTCTAGATGGCATCCTCTTTGTCACATGGCCTCCTTTTTGTACAGCCAGCAGTAGCTTGGTCCCATCACAGGGTAAATCGAAGCTGACCTAATCAATATTTATGTAACATCCTCCCTCCAGGTACAACTCGTGTAACTCTCGCACCTTTTTATCAgcagtgatttattttcttcttcagtgGAGCAGTAGCTTCAAATAAATAATGCCATAAATATAACGAGCTCTGACCTGTTTGTTTCTTTAGTGGCAAAGTTTTGGTGGAACAATGTCCCTCTGGAGGAAATGTAATGGTTCAAAGTGGGGATGCACCGGTTGTGAAATTCGGGGCTAATACAGGTGTTTAAAATAACTGCCGataccagtgtttttttttggtttgtttttgtcccCCCCTTTTGTGCCAGAGAAACATAGAAATCGTCATTGTCTCTCTGGGAGTTACAGGCCGCATCATTTCATCCCGAGCCTCTTCCACAGAGAAGCGCCTCTTCATCTTGCTCTTTGGTTGTCACAGGAAGGAAATGACCAGACAGCCAAGCTACAAACACTTTGTGACAGGACCTCAGCCAGGTGCATAAACTCTCTAAgcgttgttttgtttgtaagaGTGCAGTAAGAGAAGAGGGCCCATGGTTAAATTTACCTGAAAGAGTGCATGTATGGCATGTATGACCAAAATTCAGCTTGCTTGTTTTACTCGCTGCCACAAGAAACTGTCTCCTAAAGTAACGATCATCAAAAAGTGTTCCTCTTTTGAGACAGTTTTATTTGTACATCACAAAATCATAAAATTGATCTCAAGACTAATTTACAGAGACCCAACAATTCAAATGAATTCCCACCAAGAGCAAGCACCTATTTTTCCCTGCTGTGCGACGGTGGCGAGGAAAAACTTCCCTTTAATGGGAAGAAACCTCGAGCAGAACCACGACTCTATGGTGGGCGGTCATCTGCCTCTGCCGGTTGGATTGGAAgaaagagggacagacagagagacaggcacAGCAACATCAATATAATTAACAAGTGTGATAATGGGGCGCCCGGTGgatcagtgggtagagcaggcaccccatgtacaaaggcaccGTCTTTGCTGCAGCCCTCTGCCATGATCCAGGTGCTCCCACGATCCGAAAAAACCTGCCAGGCGAGAAAGCAC carries:
- the smim13 gene encoding small integral membrane protein 13 isoform X1 is translated as MWQSVGLTLLVIVATLVCALLFMLFDRGEDESLATHGLFGGWYVVWQLFLSKFKFLRELVGDASTPQAETQPSETKSERAANAPTRSRPRTARQRVASPESTS
- the smim13 gene encoding small integral membrane protein 13 isoform X2, which gives rise to MWQSVGLTLLVIVATLVCALLFMLFGWYVVWQLFLSKFKFLRELVGDASTPQAETQPSETKSERAANAPTRSRPRTARQRVASPESTS